One Benincasa hispida cultivar B227 chromosome 5, ASM972705v1, whole genome shotgun sequence genomic window carries:
- the LOC120077087 gene encoding peroxisome biogenesis protein 22-like isoform X1 yields MAELSSKEELIRLIKRFGSNLSVKLSSLFSILFQTQNFRSLSAIAGFALAVIFSWKLLKPPSEHHRRQRKRQTPAAGNSDIGTSSDSQLITSGTSSPPEDSGAQNVDNEFYRPVKPTLEQIVRQKLGGGRKVTCRLLGIILEESSPEELQVNQATVRSSVVDVLLVIINYCDLYLMERALDEESERKVIVALEDAGVFTSGGLIKDKVLFCSTENGRTSFVRQLEPDWHIDSDPEIVSQLARFIKCQLHISQVKPEKMASNVFTSASLEQFFQCT; encoded by the exons ATGGCGGAATTGTCTTCAAAAGAGGAGCTCATCCGGCTAATCAAGCGGTTCGGGAGTAATCTAAGTGTCAAACTCTCCAGTTTATTCTCCATATTGTTTCAAACCCAG AATTTCCGATCTCTTAGTGCTATTGCGGGTTTTGCTCTTGCTGTAATCTTCTCATGGAAACTGTTAAAACCACCAAGTGAACATCATAGAAGGCAACGGAAAAGGCAAACTCCTGCAGCAGGCAACTCTGACATTGGCACAAGTTCAGATTCACAATTGATAACTTCTGGAACTTCTTCTCCTCCAGAGGATTCAGGTGCACAAAATGTTGACAATGAATTTTACCGGCCAGTAAAG CCAACTTTGGAGCAAATTGTTAGACAGAAGCTTGGTGGTGGAAGAAAG GTTACTTGTCGTCTTCTTGGAATAATTTTGGAGGAAAGTAGTCCAGAAGAGCTGCAGGTT AATCAAGCAACTGTAAGGTCATCTGTCGTGGATGTGCTTTTAGTGATCATAAATTATTGTGATCTCTATTTGATGGAAAGAGCACTTGATGAGGAAAGTGAG AGAAAGGTTATAGTGGCTCTGGAAGATGCTGGTGTTTTCACATCAGGTGGCTTGATCAAGGATAAG GTTCTCTTCTGTAGTACAGAAAATGGGAGGACATCGTTTGTTCGGCAACTAGAACCCGATTGGCATATTGACTCTGATCCTGAAATCGTTTCTCAACTAGCG AGATTCATCAAGTGTCAACTTCACATATCTCAAGTGAAGCCTGAGAAGATGGCCTCCAATGTTTTCACCTCGGCATCACTGGAGCAGTTCTTTCAATGCACATAA
- the LOC120077087 gene encoding peroxisome biogenesis protein 22-like isoform X2, translating to MAELSSKEELIRLIKRFGSNLSVKLSSLFSILFQTQNFRSLSAIAGFALAVIFSWKLLKPPSEHHRRQRKRQTPAAGNSDIGTSSDSQLITSGTSSPPEDSGAQNVDNEFYRPVKPTLEQIVRQKLGGGRKVTCRLLGIILEESSPEELQNQATVRSSVVDVLLVIINYCDLYLMERALDEESERKVIVALEDAGVFTSGGLIKDKVLFCSTENGRTSFVRQLEPDWHIDSDPEIVSQLARFIKCQLHISQVKPEKMASNVFTSASLEQFFQCT from the exons ATGGCGGAATTGTCTTCAAAAGAGGAGCTCATCCGGCTAATCAAGCGGTTCGGGAGTAATCTAAGTGTCAAACTCTCCAGTTTATTCTCCATATTGTTTCAAACCCAG AATTTCCGATCTCTTAGTGCTATTGCGGGTTTTGCTCTTGCTGTAATCTTCTCATGGAAACTGTTAAAACCACCAAGTGAACATCATAGAAGGCAACGGAAAAGGCAAACTCCTGCAGCAGGCAACTCTGACATTGGCACAAGTTCAGATTCACAATTGATAACTTCTGGAACTTCTTCTCCTCCAGAGGATTCAGGTGCACAAAATGTTGACAATGAATTTTACCGGCCAGTAAAG CCAACTTTGGAGCAAATTGTTAGACAGAAGCTTGGTGGTGGAAGAAAG GTTACTTGTCGTCTTCTTGGAATAATTTTGGAGGAAAGTAGTCCAGAAGAGCTGCAG AATCAAGCAACTGTAAGGTCATCTGTCGTGGATGTGCTTTTAGTGATCATAAATTATTGTGATCTCTATTTGATGGAAAGAGCACTTGATGAGGAAAGTGAG AGAAAGGTTATAGTGGCTCTGGAAGATGCTGGTGTTTTCACATCAGGTGGCTTGATCAAGGATAAG GTTCTCTTCTGTAGTACAGAAAATGGGAGGACATCGTTTGTTCGGCAACTAGAACCCGATTGGCATATTGACTCTGATCCTGAAATCGTTTCTCAACTAGCG AGATTCATCAAGTGTCAACTTCACATATCTCAAGTGAAGCCTGAGAAGATGGCCTCCAATGTTTTCACCTCGGCATCACTGGAGCAGTTCTTTCAATGCACATAA
- the LOC120077087 gene encoding peroxisome biogenesis protein 22-like isoform X3: MAELSSKEELIRLIKRFGSNLSVKLSSLFSILFQTQNFRSLSAIAGFALAVIFSWKLLKPPSEHHRRQRKRQTPAAGNSDIGTSSDSQLITSGTSSPPEDSGAQNVDNEFYRPVKPTLEQIVRQKLGGGRKVTCRLLGIILEESSPEELQVNQATVRSSVVDVLLVIINYCDLYLMERALDEESERKVIVALEDAGVFTSGGLIKDKDPSPISVLRPPVKCEREAS, from the exons ATGGCGGAATTGTCTTCAAAAGAGGAGCTCATCCGGCTAATCAAGCGGTTCGGGAGTAATCTAAGTGTCAAACTCTCCAGTTTATTCTCCATATTGTTTCAAACCCAG AATTTCCGATCTCTTAGTGCTATTGCGGGTTTTGCTCTTGCTGTAATCTTCTCATGGAAACTGTTAAAACCACCAAGTGAACATCATAGAAGGCAACGGAAAAGGCAAACTCCTGCAGCAGGCAACTCTGACATTGGCACAAGTTCAGATTCACAATTGATAACTTCTGGAACTTCTTCTCCTCCAGAGGATTCAGGTGCACAAAATGTTGACAATGAATTTTACCGGCCAGTAAAG CCAACTTTGGAGCAAATTGTTAGACAGAAGCTTGGTGGTGGAAGAAAG GTTACTTGTCGTCTTCTTGGAATAATTTTGGAGGAAAGTAGTCCAGAAGAGCTGCAGGTT AATCAAGCAACTGTAAGGTCATCTGTCGTGGATGTGCTTTTAGTGATCATAAATTATTGTGATCTCTATTTGATGGAAAGAGCACTTGATGAGGAAAGTGAG AGAAAGGTTATAGTGGCTCTGGAAGATGCTGGTGTTTTCACATCAGGTGGCTTGATCAAGGATAAG GATCCCTCCCCCATATCTGTATTGAGACCTCCAGTGAAATGCGAGAGAGAAGCTAGCTGA